The genomic DNA atatttaatgacttttacaAAAACTTTCTGGGTTCCAAAACTTCTCCAAGCTGTACAAACcctgtatttatacatacagGGAGGGGAAGTTCACGTCATACATATGATGTGCACACCCCTCCCTCACTGCTGTCAGCCTAAAACATACGTAAAGTCTCATAAGTAAGACAGTCTGGCTTACAGTTCATGTGTGCAGTTGGAGGGTTTGTCCATGCGGTGTCCTTCCTTCAGCAGCTTGAAGAGCTCCTCGACGGGGATACCAGGGTACGGTGAGCCGCCCAGCGTGAAGATCTCCCACATCAGAACACCAAACGACCACCTGAGCAGAGACGAGAGGATCAGGGTCTACTTTTCTTTACAGTGGTGTAGAACAATGTAAGACTAATAAGAGTTGATGAGTACAATTACGTGATGCTTTGACAAGAAATGGTTATGAAAAAATGATGGTATTTGTTAAAAAGCAATTGTGTTTCCCTGCAGGTATTTTTTTATACGAGAAGTAGTACTTACACGTCGCTCTGGTGTGTGTAGACTCTGTCAAACAAAGCCTCGGGTGCCATCCACTTCACCGGCAGCCGTCCCTGCAGAGCGAACAAGGACACGTTAGAGCCTCGACTTCATTCATCACAACAACTCACactttctgctttctgtttctaaaatgtttgtctttttttctccttcacaatcctccctctcctccctcctcgtcTACCCTGTTTTTCTAATTAAGTCCCATTAAGCCTGCTGCCAATCAGAGTTAAACATCAGACATCTGTCTTGAGGACTATTAACGCTGTGAAAGGGTCCTAGCTGAGGAGCAGACATGTATAcaagcagcctttttttttttcttattctccCTACTGGAAAACAAATTTCCTCCCTGGAAAGCTAcaggagcagaaaaaaaggaattcctAAATACATGCGTCTACAAACTGTCACTCACGTTGGTGGTTTTCTTGTAGTAGTCGATCTGGTGGACTCCTCTGGCGAGGCCGAAGTCAGCGATCTTCATCACGTTGTCCTCCGTCACCAGAACGTTTCTGGCTGCCAGATCTCTGTGGatgcactgcagagagagaagagagagaattaAAGACTTGCATAAAACTCTAAAGTGAGCTTAAGACCAGCAGCTGGGTCTTCAGATTAGAAGTTTAGCATAAAGTTTAAATGGCCCACAATAATATGCTCAGAGTTTAATTTGGAAAGTGGGCtgaatgcattgttttttttcttcttttaagtaTGTTGCCACTTGATTTTAAACCACTCCCCCTTTGGCATAAGTATACATTTACAGTCCTGGCCAAACAAGAGGGTTAAACAGAACTTTATTATTATGCTTTTAcatttatgaaatgtaaaagcATAATTTTAAATTGAGACCTGTGACGCGCCATGTTCTCGTCTGTTCCAGGCTGCGGTTTGGAGCATTCATGTAAAAACATGGAGTTATGGGAGGTAGAAATGATTCACTGCAGATTCTCTCCGAATATGTAAAGACTCAGGAGTCTAAAGTCAACACAGAGCGCCTCTTTTTAAGTGAGcgcaacaaaattaaaatgtctttatatagAAACCCGGgagtttgaagaaaaaacaaaccccttgggagggaagaaaaagaaaggcacTGTTTGCCCACATTGAATGGATATCATTAagtttattttggttttcattCGAAATAGACGTGGGATTTGTGGGTATGTGCAAAATGAACCAGTCTTGGTTTGTGGGTCTCCCCATAATGGAGGGTTAGTTTCAGGCTCCTGCATTCTTAGGAGGCCGTAGAGCCAGAAACCTGATGCCTGCGCCCAGACGACGGCTCTGCTGCCTGTTTGCTAACAGATTTATGGCAGCGCTAAAAAGGACAAAGCCCTGCGATGGAGGGgacggacagatggatggagaagAGTAAACAGGACTGAAGCTGCGGCAGCTTTCTGTTCAGGAATGCCTGTCTGAGACACCGGCTGGCAGACAAAGAGACGTGTTGATAAGGAGCACACATACAGAGTGCATGCTGGGTAAATGAAAGGAATAGAAACATGAGGGGGTTGGGatgggaagaaagagagaaagaaaaggggcaGACAGATGAAAAGAGAGATCCATCTGAAGGCCAAGTGCCCATAtccaaaaacacagaattacATAACAACTCAATCCTAATCACAATTCGTGATATTCCAAAGCCTTTTACTATCCTGCTATCCTTTTGTGGCTCTATTTCCCGGTCTGATTTATAAACCTCCCTGTTAAGTTTCTTGAGGTCACCTAAAACCATAAATCAATTGTCCAGCTCACACCAAAAGTATTATAACTAAGTATTAGAAATCTCAAATTACATTTGAGTACTGAACATTTCTGTTGGGGCTACGTAAGCATATGGATAGTGTCTACTTAAACtagcaaaaaaaactgtatgtttATAGTTAACATTGAAAACAACAgtgctcatttgttttttttgttttttccaatatTGTTAAGTCCATCAATgggaaaaaatatcatgaatTCCCATAACCTGAGATGATGTCTTCAACTATCTCTGGAACCAAAGacctttctgctttttttgaCTTGACGAGTTGCttaaattatttatcaaatatcaaataGGGTTAAGTAACTACCAGTTAGTCAGTTGGTCAATTAATAGACTCTTTTCTGAACTTAATCTTCGTTTCCTGACAAGCTTTTTAACTGCTGGGGGAAATTACAGAAACTCTTTAGACACAAAGTGccccaaaaataaatgtataggGATTGTATAATTATGTATAAGTGTTTGAAACAATTGCCTCTTGCTTCCATGAAACACTTGAAGAATTTATTTGAGTCCCCACAGACTCAGATAGCTTCTTTTCTACTACAAGTTATTTCCCATCTTTAAAGTGAGCGTACCCTTTTTGAGGCCAGGTACTCCATCCCTCTGGCCACCTGGTAGGCGCAGGACAGCAGGTCTTTGAAGGTGAGCTGCTCTTCAGGCACCTTGGTCACATCAAAGGTGTAGTCCATGCCTGGGGGTCTTCGGGCCCGCAGGTACTCCCTCAGACTGCCTTTGGAGGCGTACTCCACCAGAACATACAGAGGCCCTGAGGGGGgggaacacaaacaacatgaagGACGGGGTTGTTTCTATTGTTGTTTTAGCCTTGAGGCTTGGGACCACCATCGTTGAAACACTAAATTAGTTGTTTGTTGAGGTTTACGATAATTAGGACCCTTAGTTGAAGCAGAAATAAACTAGAACAGTTAAATCAGACACTCACCATCCTGTGTGCAAACTCCAAGCAGGTTGAtgatgttcttgtgtttgtccATCACCTTCATCAGCTCCATCTCCGAGATGAGGTCTGCCAGATCTTTGTCTGTGGCGTCATCTATAGGGAGGGATACATTTTGTTTAGAAGAAAGAGCAGATTTACGCTGATCTCCAATggcatttttgtgtttgtatcagTTCTTTCATACCTTTGAGCATCTTAACCGCCACAGTTGAAGCCGGATCCGGAGAGTCCTTGTTGATGCCGTAGGCATCGGCTCTGACCACCTGACCGAAGCAGCCTTCTCCTAGAGGTTTGCCCAACGTTAAactagagagagaaagagcgaaAGTTAGCAAAAATAAGATGTACAAATCCATAATTTGGGGCTCTGGCTTTTTTAAAGCATAGGCTAGATAGAGCCAAAAACCGGCTGCGGCCTTGTTTCTTTTTAGGTCCCACAAATGAGTCCCAGAACTAAGCCAAACTAAACTTGGTGAAGAAATACTCTCTTTGCAAGAACTTTCAAGTAAACTCTGTTAACACATCGCTTTCTTAACAATTTCCAACGCGACAGCCgagttttatttctttgcagatgatggTGGAAGTGATTCTAACTTGCAGACAACTTACTTCTCTCTGGGGAACTCCCAGTCAGGGTCATAGGGCAATTCAAACTCCATGACTCCAGCCAGCATGGGAGAGCAGCTGGACGAGAGGCGAGCCACCCTCATCAGCGACGCACTGGACTTCCCAGACGAGTTTGACTCCACCGAGTACTAAAGGAAGAGGAACAAATAATTTAGTTAACAGGAACATACAGGAAGGAACTATAAACCTGCTCCCTGCAAACTAATGCATACTCTGGGACTTTAGTCATAGTCGACTACTTCTCAAAGTTAGAGAAGACCGACTTTAAGTTCCCATAATGCAAAGCGCCCTGTACCTGTCTGCGAAGAGGAAACTTGGAGAGCTTCTGGACAGGGAGGGCGTCAAACGGCTCCCTTCTTGGGTGGACCTGCATTCGACACAACACCACGATGACGATGGCCATGATCAGGGCCAGGAAACCACAGGCGTAGATGATGATATCTGTGTACTTTGTCTCCAAGGTGTCCATAGCgtctgctgcttcctcctctaTAGGAAGAAATggaagattaaaaaacatttttattttacctgtTCAAAGATTTTCTGTACCAAGATATAACTTGCTGAATCTCTTGCTGCCAATTAAGAGccaagaatataaaaaaaataatttgtgcaGCATATGGCGGTAAGCATATTTTTGAAgaattaaaagttaaatcatTCAAGCAATTACGTTCATTTGTTTCAGCTTTGATTCATGTAgccttcagtttgtttttttacctgagAGGACGGTGAGCCAAGCAGACTGGTGCGCAAATCCGATGGAATTTCCAGCCAGACAGGTGTACTCTCCTGCATCCTCCATGGATACTTTGGACAGGTAGAGCACCTCCACCTCTGACATGTTCAGACTGCCGGTCTGTACAACACAATTCCAGAAAAAGTGACATCAACAATTAGTATCCAACAATCATCACAATACAACTTGTTTTAAGAGGTTTTTACTATTGTTTAGCCAACTAATGCTACTTTTCAGGGCACTTGTTTGTCAGGAAGTCATAACCATATTATGGCAAATGGGAGTAGATAAAGGTAAAAGATAAAGCAGGTTCCAGTCTTTTGGATATCAGAACAAAGATAAGAACTTGAACATACTTTAGCTAAAGTTTGACCAACCTTGAGGACCCGGACGTAGGGCGTCCCGTCAGAACCGTAGCGGCTGCCGTTCCTTTCTATGTGTTTAAGCCACTGAATGTGAGGTTGGGCATCGCTGTAGACCTTACAGTGGAACTGGACGTCGCTTCCCACAACTGCTGTGGTGTTGGCTGGTAGACCAGCCTGCAGGATGGGCCTGTGTGGGGAACGCTCTGTGTCgggaagataagataagataagataagataagataagataagataagataagataagataagataatcctttattagtcccgcagctggGAAATTTGCAAGAAATCAAAGAAGAGATGAGCAAAGTGGCTGAAGATGAAAGAGAAACCAGTCAAAGCTTAAAGGATTTCTGTCTTCTCGGGGCAACAGGTCAAAGATAATTTGGGGACATGGAGAAAGAGATTTAACTGATCTGCCAAGCTTAGCCTCAGAAATTCTCCTCTCACCAAGGAGTCCATGCAGACAGGCCAAATACAGGAAACTGGAATCATAGTGAGCGGTGGCTAATGAAATCCGGATATTTGGCCGTTTCACAGTCGGCAAACATGACTGCTTTGTAAACAAATGTCTACAAATGCCAAGAATTTGTCACTGTCACATATAATGTGTTTCCATGCTGGCATACAAGAGCAGGAAATGTCATTTTGGGTTGGAAATTGGTTCCATTAGCGTGGCTCTTTTTCAGCTGTTCGCCGGGCTCTCTTTGATCTGTGGTTACTCTCGCTCTCTGATCTCGTTAGTTGTCTCGTTAGTCTTCTCCCCCCGTCGACGGGGACGGAAACTGACCCCGCGGTGGACTGACAGcgaacaaatgaacaaacaaaccgCAGCCCTCCTCGATCTCCTGTCACAGGTCAGGTAGAAAACTGGTGTGGACGCCCAACCGTCCACATCCTGCCCAGGCGCCCCTTTCACCTTCCACTCAACCCCCCCACTTATGCCCTCCCTCAGACTGGAGGCTTTTATTTGAAGGCATGCCTTTTCCACAAGTCCTGACTAATAACTGTTGATAGCGCTGCCGTAAACGCTGTCAGCCAGAAAGTATTTATACTCATATCCAAAGAATCATTTCTTATGTCTGTGAACCTGAATTCTTAACTTAAACCCAAATCTTTTGAACTTGCACACACTCTGTGTCCAGACAGCGGTGGATCATTTGTTTCTTACCCAGGACATCGAGGACGTAGCTGTGAGCTATGGAGCCGTATTTGTTCTCCACCATGCAGGTGTAGTTTCCTCTGTCTGAAGGCACGACGCTCTCCATTACCAGGCTCCAGTGTTGGTGTCTCAGCTAgccaaagaaaaatacacacaaaaaatacataagCATGGATAGACACTCCCTGTATTTTACAAAACTTCATATCATTGTAAGCTCTACCGGATTATCCGAATGAATGTCATGCAGGAGATGAAACCCATTCTCACCTTGATGCCCCCAATGCGGTGCTCTCCTCTGAATTCACGTCCATTTTTTAGCCAGCGGATGCTTGGAATGGGGCTGCCCATGGCCGGGCAACGAAACTTCACCGTGTTGCCTGCAGGAACAGCATACAGCTTCTTCTCCATACGCTGAGTGTGGGTCCAGTAAGGACCTGTATGGATAGAGACCAGACAATGAGACGTTAGTCAGAGAGGTCTCTTATGAAGCCCGGAGGTTAAGCTGTACAAATTCCAAAGggaacagcaacaacaacatacCTCTGGAGAAGTAAACTTGGTCGTTTTCTATCTCAGCCGATGAGTCGTCCAATCCATTGTCCTCATCATCGTCCCCCGACCCGAACGagtctgaaaacaaataaaggcaaCATGAGAAACTTTGAAGATTGTTTTTGGTCTATGAAAATGCTCTTTGCAATCCTACAGCACCAACATATTTGACTTATTaaaaagtgcttgttttgtcaaaccCACAGTCCAAAGCctaaaaaataatcagtttaatATCCTATAAGTttgagaaaagcaacaaatgttcacattttagaagctggaaCCACCGCTTTTTTGCTTTTGAATTTTGTCGACTGATTAATCGACTTGTGTCATCTCAAATGTAATGTCAATGTCTGTGAACAAAGAGTGTCTGTTTTGTACAAGTAAATAATGTTGACTTGGCTTAacattttgctgaaaaaaaacaaactaacatcAACAGTGACATGCACCACAAATCTTAAATCGACAGAACAACTGTTAGTTAACAGTGTTGGTGTCCTTACCTGCCACAGTGATGGTGAAGTTCCTCACAGGCTCTTTGGTTCCccggagaacacacacataaatgccaGAGTC from Anoplopoma fimbria isolate UVic2021 breed Golden Eagle Sablefish chromosome 24, Afim_UVic_2022, whole genome shotgun sequence includes the following:
- the fgfr4 gene encoding fibroblast growth factor receptor 4; this translates as MKKMERICTFCVLLLCLMDKVSAKAIHKGRNKDLRVSRPPIIPGYPENTTGVVGGRRSAWMEVLPGTIISRTVDLTAADIPSDVLDDLSEDTTEHLLLEPGNVLKLRCDPSTRPGMAVTWYKEGVRVLATPRIQIRGAIMEITDVTYEDSGIYVCVLRGTKEPVRNFTITVADSFGSGDDDEDNGLDDSSAEIENDQVYFSRGPYWTHTQRMEKKLYAVPAGNTVKFRCPAMGSPIPSIRWLKNGREFRGEHRIGGIKLRHQHWSLVMESVVPSDRGNYTCMVENKYGSIAHSYVLDVLERSPHRPILQAGLPANTTAVVGSDVQFHCKVYSDAQPHIQWLKHIERNGSRYGSDGTPYVRVLKTGSLNMSEVEVLYLSKVSMEDAGEYTCLAGNSIGFAHQSAWLTVLSEEEAADAMDTLETKYTDIIIYACGFLALIMAIVIVVLCRMQVHPRREPFDALPVQKLSKFPLRRQYSVESNSSGKSSASLMRVARLSSSCSPMLAGVMEFELPYDPDWEFPRENLTLGKPLGEGCFGQVVRADAYGINKDSPDPASTVAVKMLKDDATDKDLADLISEMELMKVMDKHKNIINLLGVCTQDGPLYVLVEYASKGSLREYLRARRPPGMDYTFDVTKVPEEQLTFKDLLSCAYQVARGMEYLASKRCIHRDLAARNVLVTEDNVMKIADFGLARGVHQIDYYKKTTNGRLPVKWMAPEALFDRVYTHQSDVWSFGVLMWEIFTLGGSPYPGIPVEELFKLLKEGHRMDKPSNCTHELYMMMRECWHAVPTQRPTFHQLVEELDKVLLSISDEYLDLSTPFEQYSPSCEDTSSSCSSDNDSVFTHDALSTDPCLLGYQDVRSRIDMKTALR